In a genomic window of Anoplopoma fimbria isolate UVic2021 breed Golden Eagle Sablefish chromosome 6, Afim_UVic_2022, whole genome shotgun sequence:
- the ccdc172 gene encoding coiled-coil domain-containing protein 172, which produces MSLDTLFQQILLTEQQLTEQTQKIKEVKVAIIRCNEKVKSATEKNGKTNEELDKKAQQLSAMRLQNDLMKKCEDQMLKQIEELLGQRSQRRERLAKIKRESKEEEEKFLQEISRFNRDFSLCGNKDVVFESQTHTEILDLERELEALHKEMELMSRRNNHMSSMQEEKRALQLKLQGLDNTQKDLDRQLIEAEARTESLRAESLFVSQKPLTDTTCLRLRKELEMHKEGELELLREALSSEIHFLKSKLDSSQGSEQH; this is translated from the exons atgagTTTAGACACACTTTTCCAACAAATCCTTCTAACTGAACAACAGTTAACtgaacagacacaaaaaatCAAAGAAG tcaAAGTAGCCATCATCAGATGTAATGAAAAAGTCAAGAGCGCCACTGAGAAGAATGGAAAAACCAACGAGGAACTCGATAAAAAA GCTCAGCAGTTGTCTGCGATGAGGCTGCAGAATGACCTGATGAAGAAATGTGAAGACCAGATGTTGAAGCAAATTGAGGAGCTGCTCGGCCAGAGAAGCCAACGAAGGGAACGTCTA GCCAAGATAAAGCGGGAGTctaaagaagaagaggaaaagttCCTTCAAGAGATCTCAAGGTTCAACAGGGACTTCAGTCTTTGCGGGAACAAAGACGTAGTGTTCGAgagccaaacacacactgagatcCTGGACCTGGAGAGGGAGCTGGAAGCATTACACAAAG AGATGGAGTTGATGAGCCGCAGGAACAATCACATGAGCTCcatgcaggaggagaagagagcgCTCCAGCTCAAGCTGCAGGGCCTGGATAACACCCAGAAAG ACCTGGATCGGCAGCTGATTGAAGCTGAAGCGAGGACGGAGTCTCTGCGAGCGGAGAGCCTGTTCGTCAGTCAGAAACCGCTCACTGACACCACCTGTCTGAG gCTGAGGAAGGAGCTGGAGATGCATAAAGAAGGAGAGCTTGAGCTGCTGCGAGAGGCGCTCAGCTCAGAAATACACTTCCTGAAGTCG AAGCTGGACAGCAGCCAGGGAAGTGAGCAGCATTAG